A genomic window from Exiguobacterium acetylicum DSM 20416 includes:
- the pknB gene encoding Stk1 family PASTA domain-containing Ser/Thr kinase, producing the protein MRYGDRLNDRYRIERLVGSGGMANVYQAYDEILKRHVAIKILRTEFSHDEQFIRRFEREAHAATSLNHPNIVAVYDVGEEDAIYYIVMEYIDGMTLKTFCENQALPVPQAVDIIAQICDAIDHAHAHRIIHRDIKPQNMLIREDGTVKVTDFGIAVAMSNATLTHTMSVLGSVHYFSPEQAKGKFADEKSDIYSLGAVLYELVTGQVPFEGDSPVAIALKHLQDTPRRPSVLNPKVPQALENCIMQALAKAPHDRQQSVAAFKADMVTALSDERASEGIRGAEEDEMEKTMVLSPVQVPEESKAEPESPAVTTVQPKTPEKKKKKRWWIVLLLLVLLGGAATTFAMWPDPTVTVPSVVKTDGDDAETKLEKLGFVVETTERNSDTVDEGDVISQTPRENAQVKKGSTVNLVVSTGSAPVEVPDVTDDAEKEAIATLKEAGFAKVEVEREKSDEIARGNVIRQSISAGTEVIAKEQTITITVSEGTSSFELKDLTNLSSDEAKAYLDEMGLDGTFEQEFSSDVKLDQVIRQFPQAGAQVEPNDSVTVFISKGEEEKTVTATFPEKVVYDAVSENEDEEPPKQVIRIETEDAKGKRTVIEESIDQDETFDVPVTIDPGEEGKITIYKDDTVYRSKTITYNQAKDAQ; encoded by the coding sequence ATGCGATACGGAGATCGATTAAATGACCGCTACCGCATAGAACGGCTAGTTGGAAGTGGCGGGATGGCGAATGTCTATCAAGCCTATGATGAGATTTTAAAGCGTCATGTTGCCATTAAGATTTTACGAACTGAATTTTCGCATGACGAACAATTCATTCGTCGATTCGAACGTGAAGCACATGCTGCTACCAGCTTGAATCATCCAAACATCGTTGCCGTCTATGATGTAGGCGAAGAAGATGCCATCTATTACATCGTCATGGAGTATATCGATGGTATGACATTAAAAACATTTTGTGAAAATCAAGCATTACCTGTGCCGCAGGCAGTTGATATCATCGCTCAAATTTGTGATGCAATCGATCACGCCCATGCACACCGGATTATCCATCGCGATATTAAACCGCAAAACATGTTGATTCGAGAAGATGGTACCGTCAAAGTAACGGATTTCGGAATTGCTGTGGCGATGTCGAATGCGACGCTGACGCATACGATGTCCGTTCTTGGGTCCGTGCATTACTTTTCACCGGAACAAGCAAAAGGTAAATTTGCGGATGAGAAGTCGGATATCTATTCACTTGGTGCTGTCTTATACGAACTTGTTACAGGACAAGTGCCGTTCGAAGGGGATTCACCGGTCGCGATTGCGCTGAAGCATCTGCAAGATACACCGCGTCGCCCATCCGTCTTGAATCCGAAAGTGCCACAAGCGCTTGAGAACTGTATCATGCAGGCGCTCGCGAAAGCACCGCATGACCGCCAACAGTCCGTCGCAGCCTTTAAGGCAGATATGGTGACGGCGTTGTCTGACGAACGGGCAAGTGAAGGCATTCGAGGTGCAGAAGAGGATGAGATGGAAAAGACGATGGTCTTGTCACCCGTCCAAGTGCCAGAAGAATCAAAAGCGGAACCAGAATCACCCGCCGTCACGACTGTTCAACCGAAAACACCGGAAAAGAAAAAGAAAAAACGCTGGTGGATCGTTCTCTTATTGCTCGTTTTACTCGGTGGAGCGGCTACGACGTTTGCGATGTGGCCGGATCCAACGGTCACCGTACCATCTGTCGTCAAGACAGATGGAGACGATGCGGAAACGAAGCTTGAGAAACTTGGATTCGTCGTCGAGACGACAGAACGAAATAGCGATACAGTCGATGAAGGCGATGTCATTAGTCAGACACCGCGTGAAAATGCACAAGTCAAAAAGGGTTCGACGGTCAACTTGGTCGTCTCTACAGGTAGTGCTCCGGTCGAAGTACCAGATGTGACAGATGACGCTGAAAAAGAGGCGATTGCAACATTAAAAGAGGCTGGATTCGCAAAAGTCGAGGTCGAACGTGAAAAGTCGGATGAAATTGCGCGAGGTAATGTTATCCGGCAATCGATCTCTGCTGGAACGGAAGTGATTGCAAAAGAACAGACGATTACGATCACTGTCTCGGAAGGAACGTCATCCTTTGAATTGAAAGACTTGACGAACTTATCGAGTGATGAAGCGAAAGCGTATCTCGATGAAATGGGTCTCGACGGTACGTTTGAACAAGAATTCTCGAGTGATGTCAAGCTCGATCAAGTCATCCGTCAATTCCCACAAGCAGGGGCACAAGTCGAACCAAACGACTCTGTGACCGTCTTCATCTCAAAAGGTGAGGAAGAAAAAACGGTGACGGCAACGTTCCCTGAAAAGGTCGTCTATGATGCGGTCAGCGAGAACGAGGACGAGGAACCACCGAAACAAGTCATACGGATTGAGACGGAAGACGCGAAAGGGAAGCGGACCGTCATCGAGGAATCGATTGATCAAGATGAGACATTCGACGTGCCGGTGACGATTGATCCAGGAGAAGAAGGAAAAATTACGATCTATAAAGACGATACGGTGTATCGTTCAAAAACCATCACGTACAATCAAGCAAAAGACGCACAATGA
- a CDS encoding Stp1/IreP family PP2C-type Ser/Thr phosphatase gives MELAHLSTTGKVRTKNEDTVLLVGNAERGLAVVADGMGGHAAGDIASAIVREVFEASFSLMPNRPMELSEWIEQRVAEANARILQFSKEEQLAIVGTTIACVCWVEDLLVIGHVGDSRVYALEGTALKQLTDDHSYVNMLRQMGELSDEEVENHPRKNVITRSVGSNETVEVDIQVRDAPDYDLVLVCSDGLTDEVPDDVIEQIILQDEPLDEIVGRLVKEANARGGADNITIAAIRFKERKRV, from the coding sequence ATGGAGTTAGCTCACCTTTCGACTACTGGGAAAGTCAGGACTAAAAATGAGGATACGGTATTACTCGTCGGGAACGCCGAACGTGGTCTTGCCGTCGTTGCGGATGGTATGGGAGGTCATGCTGCTGGCGATATCGCAAGTGCGATCGTTCGCGAGGTATTTGAAGCATCCTTTTCACTCATGCCAAATCGTCCGATGGAATTGTCTGAATGGATAGAACAACGTGTAGCCGAGGCGAATGCCCGGATTCTTCAGTTTTCAAAAGAAGAGCAACTTGCGATCGTCGGAACGACCATTGCCTGTGTCTGCTGGGTCGAGGATTTGCTCGTCATCGGTCATGTTGGAGATAGTAGAGTCTATGCCCTTGAAGGTACGGCGTTAAAACAATTGACGGACGATCATTCTTACGTCAACATGTTACGACAAATGGGGGAGCTTTCGGATGAGGAAGTCGAAAATCATCCACGTAAGAATGTCATCACACGGTCGGTCGGCTCGAACGAAACGGTCGAAGTCGACATTCAAGTCAGAGATGCTCCAGACTATGACCTCGTCCTCGTTTGTAGTGACGGATTGACCGATGAAGTACCAGATGATGTCATCGAACAGATCATCTTACAGGATGAGCCGCTTGATGAGATTGTCGGACGATTGGTGAAAGAAGCGAACGCTCGAGGAGGCGCGGATAATATTACGATTGCCGCCATCCGGTTCAAAGAAAGAAAGAGGGTCTGA
- the rsmB gene encoding 16S rRNA (cytosine(967)-C(5))-methyltransferase RsmB, with product MNVRDAAVTTLMKIGQGGAFSTITVHQMLEKRAISASDVGLFTELVYGTLSRELTLDYILEPYLAKQKKLDPFMRPLLRMSVYQLFYLDRVPDHAVIHEAVEIAKKRGKVHVSKVVNGVLRNVLRAGMPHFAEIEPVAKRISIETSHPQWLVERWLELFGPEETLQICQLNNTPAPVTVRINRTKTTREEAIELLLDQGVTAKPSTVAPDGLEIERGSVQKTDLINRGYLSLQDESSMLVARALGAEASDHVLDSCAAPGGKAMHIAEGLTTGTLQALDLHPHKIKLIEQQATRLGLTTVQAEALDARKAGERFEVESFDRILVDAPCSGLGVIRRKPDIKWTKRPEQLEQLPKIQRDILTAVLPLVKKGGTFVYSTCTIDPTENEEQTAFILDQGFDFDTSFAARMPESVRHLIGDRAELKLLPTTVGTDGFYIAAFKKRED from the coding sequence ATGAATGTACGCGACGCAGCAGTAACGACACTGATGAAAATCGGTCAAGGTGGTGCCTTCTCGACAATCACCGTTCACCAGATGCTTGAAAAGCGTGCTATCTCAGCGTCAGATGTCGGTTTGTTCACGGAACTCGTCTACGGGACACTTAGTCGTGAGTTGACGCTTGATTACATTTTGGAGCCATATTTAGCAAAACAGAAAAAACTTGATCCGTTCATGCGTCCGTTGTTACGGATGAGTGTGTATCAGTTGTTTTATCTTGATCGTGTACCGGATCATGCCGTCATCCATGAAGCTGTTGAGATTGCTAAAAAACGTGGAAAAGTCCATGTCTCGAAAGTCGTCAACGGAGTGCTCCGGAATGTATTACGGGCGGGAATGCCTCATTTCGCTGAGATTGAGCCTGTTGCAAAACGGATCAGTATCGAAACGAGTCACCCGCAGTGGCTCGTCGAACGCTGGCTTGAACTGTTTGGTCCGGAAGAAACGCTTCAGATCTGTCAATTGAATAACACGCCTGCACCGGTCACGGTTCGTATCAATCGGACGAAGACGACGCGAGAGGAAGCGATCGAGCTTCTACTCGACCAAGGTGTGACGGCAAAACCATCTACGGTAGCGCCAGACGGTCTCGAAATCGAACGAGGAAGCGTTCAAAAAACCGATTTGATCAATCGCGGATACCTATCTTTGCAGGATGAGAGCTCGATGCTTGTCGCTCGTGCACTTGGTGCAGAAGCATCTGATCATGTACTCGACAGCTGTGCTGCACCTGGTGGGAAAGCGATGCACATTGCTGAAGGTTTGACGACGGGTACACTACAGGCACTTGATCTTCATCCACATAAGATTAAACTGATTGAACAGCAAGCGACACGATTAGGTCTTACGACTGTTCAAGCAGAAGCGTTAGATGCACGTAAAGCAGGGGAACGCTTTGAAGTAGAATCTTTTGATCGAATTCTTGTTGACGCACCTTGTTCAGGACTCGGTGTCATTCGGAGAAAACCAGATATCAAATGGACGAAACGTCCGGAACAGCTCGAGCAACTGCCGAAAATCCAACGAGATATTCTGACAGCTGTCTTACCACTCGTTAAAAAGGGTGGAACCTTCGTCTATTCGACTTGTACGATTGATCCGACAGAAAACGAGGAGCAGACAGCGTTCATTCTCGATCAAGGGTTCGATTTTGACACATCCTTCGCGGCACGCATGCCAGAATCCGTGCGACATCTGATCGGGGATCGAGCAGAACTCAAGTTGTTACCGACGACAGTTGGAACGGACGGCTTCTATATTGCCGCGTTTAAAAAACGAGAAGATTGA
- the fmt gene encoding methionyl-tRNA formyltransferase, translating into MYKVVEVPNDVLRQVCEPVTKFDKKLGKMIDRMFDTMYEYDGVGLAAPQINQPIRVAVVHTDDETGPIELINPEIIEADGSQIDDEGCLSMPGVFGPVERFDRIVVKSQDRLGRTVKIKANGFFARAIQHEMDHLDGVLFTDKLVEQEKPRVVFMGTPEFAAGTLREVIDAGYDVVGVVSQPDKPVGRKREVKPTPVKLVAMEHDIPVLQPKRIREDYQDVLDLKPDLIITAAYGQIVPTAILEAPRFGAINVHASLLPKYRGGAPIHQAIIDGEKETGVTIMYMVDRLDAGDMLSKIIVPIEENDTVGTMFEKLADAGARLLLETLPRLLAGELTPEAQVEAEATFAPNISRERERLDFTLPGETLYDQIRGMNPFPSTYTMLGNDRLKVFFATKVKGTGRPGEIIALEADGPVIATGSETALKLIDLQPSGKKRMDGATFMRGIGQSLELGQQVGENA; encoded by the coding sequence ATGTATAAAGTAGTAGAAGTACCTAATGACGTATTACGACAGGTGTGTGAACCTGTCACGAAGTTCGATAAAAAACTTGGTAAGATGATCGACCGGATGTTCGATACGATGTATGAATATGATGGTGTCGGCTTAGCGGCACCGCAAATCAATCAACCGATCCGTGTAGCGGTCGTCCATACGGATGATGAGACAGGACCGATTGAGCTGATCAATCCGGAAATCATCGAAGCCGATGGTTCACAGATTGATGACGAAGGATGTCTCAGCATGCCAGGTGTTTTCGGACCGGTCGAACGGTTCGACCGCATCGTCGTCAAGTCGCAAGATCGTCTTGGACGGACGGTCAAAATCAAAGCAAACGGCTTTTTTGCACGTGCGATCCAGCACGAGATGGATCATTTAGACGGTGTCCTGTTCACGGATAAACTCGTCGAGCAAGAAAAGCCGCGCGTCGTCTTCATGGGGACGCCTGAATTTGCGGCAGGAACGCTACGTGAAGTCATCGATGCCGGGTATGACGTCGTCGGTGTCGTCTCACAACCAGATAAGCCGGTCGGACGAAAACGAGAAGTCAAACCGACACCAGTGAAACTCGTCGCGATGGAACACGATATTCCCGTGTTGCAACCGAAACGGATTCGTGAAGACTATCAGGACGTCCTTGATTTAAAACCAGATCTTATTATCACGGCAGCTTACGGTCAGATTGTACCGACAGCTATTTTGGAAGCACCACGTTTTGGGGCAATCAATGTCCATGCGTCACTCTTACCGAAATATCGTGGCGGTGCCCCGATTCATCAAGCAATCATTGATGGCGAAAAAGAGACGGGCGTGACGATCATGTATATGGTCGATCGACTTGACGCCGGTGATATGTTGTCAAAAATCATCGTTCCGATCGAAGAGAACGATACAGTCGGAACGATGTTCGAAAAATTAGCGGACGCAGGAGCGCGGCTGTTGCTTGAAACGTTGCCGCGTCTGTTAGCAGGTGAATTGACACCGGAAGCGCAAGTCGAGGCAGAAGCGACGTTTGCGCCGAATATCTCACGGGAACGGGAACGGCTTGATTTTACGTTACCGGGTGAGACACTCTATGATCAAATCCGAGGAATGAATCCTTTCCCGAGTACGTATACGATGCTTGGAAATGATCGTTTAAAAGTCTTTTTCGCAACGAAAGTCAAAGGAACGGGACGACCGGGTGAAATCATCGCTTTAGAAGCAGATGGTCCCGTCATCGCAACGGGTTCTGAAACAGCGTTGAAGCTGATCGACTTACAACCGTCCGGTAAAAAACGAATGGATGGTGCCACGTTCATGCGCGGGATCGGTCAATCGCTTGAACTCGGACAACAAGTAGGTGAGAACGCATGA
- the priA gene encoding primosomal protein N', giving the protein MIAEVIVDVAAATVDRPFDYAVPKLWQELIVPGMRVEVPFGPRALLGIVVGTKATSDLTNVKSIVRVLDETPTYTEELLELSAYLSETTLCFQATALLAMLPAALKVSYDKLVIVESGPLRAYHGKKMSQLPTEVQQVILTAAKQADVTLQPVIREKKTSKTDKRIRLLEEQATFTKQASQQAALYAYIQEFPNALWSEIKQATGATSATLNALDKKGIVQVETIDVRRNPYEHLVQDIFVPSSLTEKQQEAVSAITAEAETGTFLLHGVTGSGKTEVYLESIHAQLERGRQAILLVPEISLTPMMVKRFKRRFGERVAVLHSGLSLGEKYDEWRKIAQGEVDVVVGARSAVFAPLTNIGIIILDEEHETTYKQEENPRYHTRDVAKWRAAYHRCPVVLGSATPLLETYARAQKGVYHYLPLRERFGGELPPVDIVDMRKELERGNRTPFSLALIEGIKERIERGEQTVLLLNRRGYTTFVLCRDCGETLQCPHCAVNLTYHQHEDRLKCHYCGFEAAMPKTCPSCESTKIRQFGTGTQKIEEELAHLIPEARIIRMDQDTTSRKGAHEKLLDAFERKEGNILLGTQMIAKGLDFPNVTLVGVLAADATLGIPDFRASERTFQLITQVSGRAGRGQLAGQSIIQTYNPEHYVIQTAKQHDFETFYKREMQLRKLGGHPPFWFLGLITVSATHPLEAQAEAQQIASELRAFESEDLVVNGPFDAPLARLKNMYRQQVLIKHKGQEDVRTHLRDILARRQKSKTQVAIDLNPFVFM; this is encoded by the coding sequence ATGATAGCCGAAGTCATCGTCGATGTCGCAGCGGCCACCGTTGATCGTCCGTTTGATTACGCCGTGCCGAAACTCTGGCAAGAGTTGATCGTTCCCGGGATGCGCGTCGAGGTACCATTCGGTCCACGGGCGTTGCTTGGAATCGTCGTTGGAACAAAAGCTACGTCTGATCTGACGAACGTCAAATCAATCGTTCGTGTTCTCGATGAGACCCCGACCTATACGGAAGAATTACTCGAGTTGTCGGCGTATTTATCAGAAACGACCTTGTGTTTTCAGGCGACGGCGTTGCTTGCGATGCTGCCGGCTGCCTTAAAGGTGAGTTATGATAAACTGGTCATAGTCGAGTCGGGCCCACTTCGGGCATATCATGGTAAGAAAATGAGTCAATTACCAACGGAAGTCCAACAAGTCATTTTAACAGCGGCGAAACAAGCTGATGTGACGCTTCAACCGGTCATTCGCGAGAAAAAGACGTCTAAAACCGATAAACGGATTCGTCTCCTCGAGGAGCAAGCAACCTTTACAAAACAAGCGAGCCAACAAGCGGCACTTTATGCGTATATCCAAGAATTTCCGAATGCGTTGTGGAGTGAAATCAAGCAGGCGACGGGCGCAACGAGCGCGACGTTGAACGCCCTCGATAAAAAGGGCATCGTTCAAGTCGAGACGATCGATGTGCGGCGAAATCCTTACGAGCATCTCGTCCAAGATATCTTTGTGCCGTCTTCTTTGACGGAAAAGCAACAGGAAGCCGTCTCGGCGATCACGGCTGAAGCGGAGACCGGAACGTTCTTGTTACATGGCGTAACAGGAAGTGGTAAGACGGAAGTCTATCTTGAATCGATTCATGCACAACTCGAACGCGGTAGACAAGCGATCTTGCTCGTTCCTGAAATCAGTCTGACGCCGATGATGGTCAAACGCTTCAAACGTCGTTTCGGAGAACGGGTCGCTGTCTTGCATAGCGGTCTATCGCTTGGAGAAAAGTATGATGAGTGGCGCAAAATCGCCCAAGGCGAGGTTGATGTCGTTGTCGGTGCACGGTCCGCCGTGTTTGCGCCGCTGACGAATATCGGAATCATTATTCTCGATGAAGAACATGAAACAACCTATAAACAAGAAGAGAATCCGCGTTATCATACGCGCGATGTCGCGAAGTGGCGGGCGGCTTATCATCGTTGTCCCGTCGTGCTCGGAAGTGCAACACCGTTACTCGAAACGTATGCGCGGGCACAAAAAGGGGTTTATCATTACTTACCGCTTCGTGAACGATTTGGTGGGGAATTACCGCCTGTCGACATCGTTGATATGCGTAAAGAGCTTGAAAGAGGCAATCGTACTCCGTTCAGTCTTGCACTCATCGAAGGCATCAAAGAACGAATCGAGCGCGGCGAACAGACGGTCTTGCTTTTGAACCGTCGTGGGTACACGACATTCGTCTTATGTCGGGATTGCGGTGAGACGTTGCAATGTCCACATTGTGCCGTTAATTTAACGTATCATCAGCACGAAGATCGCTTGAAGTGCCACTATTGTGGATTCGAGGCAGCGATGCCGAAAACTTGTCCGTCCTGTGAATCTACGAAGATTCGTCAGTTCGGAACGGGGACGCAAAAGATCGAGGAAGAGTTGGCGCATTTGATTCCGGAAGCGCGCATTATCCGGATGGATCAGGATACGACGTCTCGTAAAGGTGCACATGAGAAGTTACTCGATGCCTTCGAGCGTAAGGAAGGGAACATTCTTCTCGGGACACAGATGATCGCCAAAGGTCTCGACTTTCCAAATGTCACGCTCGTAGGGGTGCTCGCTGCCGATGCGACGCTCGGTATTCCGGATTTTCGGGCAAGTGAGCGAACGTTCCAGTTGATCACGCAAGTGTCGGGTCGTGCCGGGCGGGGGCAACTCGCCGGACAGTCGATCATCCAGACCTATAATCCGGAGCACTACGTCATTCAGACGGCAAAACAGCATGATTTCGAAACGTTCTATAAGCGCGAGATGCAGTTGCGCAAACTCGGGGGACACCCTCCATTCTGGTTCCTTGGTTTAATCACGGTCTCAGCGACACATCCACTCGAAGCACAAGCAGAAGCGCAACAGATTGCTTCCGAGCTGCGGGCTTTCGAGTCAGAGGACTTAGTCGTCAATGGACCGTTCGATGCGCCACTTGCTCGACTGAAGAATATGTACCGACAACAGGTCTTAATTAAACATAAAGGGCAGGAAGATGTCCGGACACATCTCCGTGATATCTTAGCCCGTCGTCAAAAGTCAAAAACACAAGTCGCGATCGACTTGAATCCATTTGTATTCATGTGA
- the coaBC gene encoding bifunctional phosphopantothenoylcysteine decarboxylase/phosphopantothenate--cysteine ligase CoaBC, whose translation MLTNRNILLCVGGGIASYKSAALASKLVQAGAHVQVAMTRNAQQFVGKTTFEALTRKAVYDDVFIEHDPSKIAHIDLADEADLIVVAPATANLIAKLAHGIADDFITTTILAATCPVIVAPAMNVNMLEHPATVRNIEQLKQDGVQVIAPGVGNLACGWVGKGRLPEPEDLVATLSTFFEDKYLAGRKVLISAGPTVERIDPVRYLTNDSSGKTGIALAEAARDAGADVTLVHGPLRIGLPTGISTIAVESGEEMLEAMLRDYETQDIVIMSAAVADYRPSVQYDQKQKKIHGPLRIELEETTDILKTLGEQKQHQLLVGFAAETTDVETFAKQKLIRKKADFIVANDVSRSDIGFVSDENEVVVFGKNDSVTRYDQQLKSTLAKSLMRQFAEALA comes from the coding sequence ATGTTAACCAACCGAAACATTCTACTGTGTGTCGGCGGTGGAATCGCTTCCTATAAATCAGCAGCACTCGCTTCAAAACTCGTTCAAGCAGGGGCACACGTCCAAGTTGCAATGACGCGTAATGCACAACAATTCGTCGGTAAGACGACGTTTGAAGCACTGACGCGAAAAGCGGTCTATGATGATGTCTTCATCGAGCATGATCCGTCAAAGATCGCCCATATCGATTTAGCGGACGAAGCGGACTTAATCGTCGTCGCACCAGCGACAGCGAACTTGATCGCAAAACTCGCACACGGGATCGCAGATGACTTCATTACGACAACGATCCTCGCCGCGACGTGTCCCGTCATCGTCGCACCGGCGATGAATGTCAACATGCTCGAACATCCGGCGACAGTCCGCAATATCGAACAACTCAAGCAGGATGGTGTCCAGGTGATTGCACCGGGAGTCGGAAATCTCGCATGTGGTTGGGTCGGGAAAGGTCGTTTACCTGAACCGGAAGACTTAGTCGCAACACTCTCAACGTTCTTTGAAGATAAGTATTTAGCCGGGCGAAAAGTCTTGATCAGTGCAGGTCCGACAGTTGAACGGATTGATCCGGTCCGTTACTTGACGAATGACTCTTCAGGAAAGACGGGAATTGCACTTGCGGAAGCAGCGAGAGACGCAGGAGCAGATGTCACGCTCGTCCATGGACCCCTTCGGATCGGATTACCGACCGGCATATCGACGATTGCCGTTGAGTCGGGAGAAGAGATGCTCGAAGCCATGTTACGTGATTATGAGACGCAAGACATCGTCATCATGTCCGCTGCCGTAGCTGACTATCGACCGTCTGTCCAGTACGATCAGAAGCAAAAGAAAATTCACGGACCATTGCGGATTGAACTCGAGGAGACGACGGATATTCTGAAGACGCTCGGTGAGCAGAAACAACACCAACTATTAGTCGGATTTGCAGCGGAGACGACGGATGTCGAGACGTTCGCGAAACAGAAACTCATCCGAAAGAAGGCGGATTTCATCGTCGCGAATGATGTCTCTCGTTCTGACATCGGATTTGTCAGCGACGAAAACGAGGTTGTCGTCTTCGGGAAGAATGATTCCGTCACGCGATACGATCAACAATTGAAATCGACGCTCGCTAAATCGCTCATGCGCCAATTTGCGGAGGCATTGGCATGA
- the rpoZ gene encoding DNA-directed RNA polymerase subunit omega: MLYPSVDKLQKKVPSKYTIVTVAAKRARQIQDGKRVKVTNPKSHKPVGKALEELYFEEVSVTNQPQD; encoded by the coding sequence ATGTTATATCCATCAGTTGATAAGCTTCAAAAGAAAGTACCGTCGAAATATACGATCGTTACAGTTGCCGCTAAGCGTGCACGTCAAATCCAAGACGGGAAACGCGTGAAAGTCACGAACCCAAAATCGCATAAACCGGTCGGGAAAGCTTTAGAAGAGCTTTATTTCGAAGAAGTATCCGTCACGAACCAACCGCAAGACTAA
- the gmk gene encoding guanylate kinase has protein sequence MFKERGLLLVLSGPSGVGKGTVCRALREDQDNDLHYSVSCTTRQPREGEVDGVHYFFKSREEFEEMIANNQLLEYAEFVGNYYGTPVEWVNQILDEGKDVILEIEVQGAMQVKEHFPEAVFLFLAPPSLQELRNRLVGRGTESEEVIKQRLLVAKEEIEMMDAYDYVVTNDEIHKACDRIQAIVTAEHCSRERVASLYKKAMEVK, from the coding sequence ATTTTCAAAGAGCGTGGCTTATTACTCGTATTATCTGGTCCAAGTGGTGTCGGAAAGGGAACGGTCTGTCGTGCCTTGCGCGAAGATCAGGATAATGATCTGCATTACTCGGTATCCTGTACGACGCGCCAACCGCGCGAAGGAGAAGTAGATGGTGTTCACTATTTCTTTAAATCGCGTGAAGAATTCGAAGAGATGATTGCGAACAATCAACTCTTGGAATATGCTGAATTCGTAGGGAATTATTATGGAACACCTGTCGAGTGGGTGAACCAGATCCTAGATGAAGGAAAAGATGTCATTCTCGAAATCGAAGTTCAAGGGGCCATGCAGGTCAAAGAACATTTTCCGGAAGCTGTCTTCTTATTCCTTGCACCTCCAAGCCTCCAAGAATTGCGGAACCGCCTCGTAGGGCGTGGAACGGAATCGGAGGAAGTCATCAAGCAACGTCTTCTCGTCGCTAAGGAAGAGATCGAGATGATGGATGCGTATGACTATGTCGTGACGAACGACGAAATTCATAAAGCCTGTGATCGAATTCAAGCGATCGTCACAGCGGAACATTGCAGTCGGGAACGTGTCGCGTCCCTATATAAAAAAGCCATGGAGGTTAAGTGA